One Pseudonocardia sediminis DNA window includes the following coding sequences:
- a CDS encoding oxidoreductase: MTPTLTLADDLTLTRMGFGAMQLAGPGVSGPPRDRDEAIAVLRTAVELGVTHIDTSDFYGPYVVNELVREALHPYPSDLRIVTKVDAFRGDDGSWDPALSTEDLTRAVHDNLDHLGVDALDVVNLRVMDEGATSLGEPFAALAELQGKGLIRHLGVSNVSEIQLAEAELIAPVVCVQNLYNLVQRGDDALVDRCARDGIAYVSFFPLGGFTPVQSGVLDDVASRVGASSQQVALAWLLQRSPTMLLIPGTSSVAHLRENVAAADLELTPEIVAELDAIAG, translated from the coding sequence ATGACACCGACGCTCACCCTTGCCGACGACCTCACCCTGACCCGGATGGGATTCGGCGCCATGCAGCTCGCCGGACCCGGTGTGTCCGGCCCGCCCCGTGACCGCGACGAGGCGATCGCGGTGCTGCGCACGGCCGTCGAGCTCGGCGTCACCCACATCGACACCAGCGACTTCTACGGCCCCTACGTCGTCAACGAGCTGGTCCGCGAGGCGCTGCACCCCTACCCGTCAGACCTGCGGATCGTCACCAAGGTCGATGCCTTCCGCGGCGACGACGGCTCGTGGGACCCGGCCCTGTCGACGGAGGACCTCACCAGGGCCGTCCACGACAACCTCGACCACCTCGGCGTCGACGCCCTCGACGTCGTCAACCTGCGGGTCATGGACGAGGGCGCCACCTCGCTCGGCGAGCCGTTCGCCGCGCTCGCCGAGCTGCAGGGCAAGGGCCTGATCCGCCACCTCGGCGTCAGCAACGTGTCCGAGATCCAGCTGGCCGAGGCGGAGCTGATCGCACCGGTCGTCTGCGTGCAGAACCTCTACAACCTCGTTCAGCGCGGCGACGACGCCCTGGTCGACCGCTGTGCCCGCGACGGCATCGCCTACGTCTCGTTCTTCCCGCTCGGCGGGTTCACCCCCGTGCAGTCCGGCGTGCTCGACGACGTCGCGTCGCGGGTCGGGGCGTCGTCGCAACAGGTCGCGCTGGCGTGGCTGCTGCAGCGCTCGCCCACGATGCTGCTGATCCCGGGCACGTCCTCGGTCGCGCACCTGCGGGAGAACGTCGCCGCGGCCGACCTGGAGCTGACGCCGGAGATCGTCGCCGAGCTGGACGCGATCGCGGGCTGA
- a CDS encoding NAD-dependent epimerase/dehydratase family protein, with protein MRLAVTGATGFVGGAVARAARGRGWTVHAYGRRVTGSEHATYWDIARGPLPDPPAVDAVVHAAAAVTDWGPSAPIRIANVEGTRHVAATFPGVRLVHVSTASVYDPFVATVHARESDGPGTRHLNAYAASKAAAERVLTHRPDTVVLRPHAVYGPGDPTLLPRLREAVRGRTLLLPGDGSTRHTLTAVDTLVEAVLRACSPDAPPGVYNVGDAEPLTLDALVRELFAELGEPVTARFVPVAAVWPVATAAERAARALRRPRPPRLTRYAVSQLGRERTLDLGAARTRLGLVPAPTSFAGAGTW; from the coding sequence GTGAGGCTGGCCGTCACCGGGGCGACCGGTTTCGTCGGGGGCGCCGTCGCCCGCGCCGCCCGGGGACGGGGATGGACGGTGCACGCCTACGGCCGCCGTGTCACGGGATCCGAGCACGCCACATACTGGGACATCGCGCGCGGGCCGCTGCCCGACCCGCCGGCCGTCGACGCCGTCGTGCACGCGGCCGCCGCCGTCACCGACTGGGGGCCGTCCGCGCCGATCCGGATAGCCAACGTCGAGGGCACCCGGCACGTCGCCGCGACGTTCCCCGGCGTCCGGCTGGTGCACGTCTCCACCGCGAGCGTGTACGACCCGTTCGTCGCGACCGTGCACGCGCGCGAGTCCGACGGGCCGGGCACCCGGCACCTCAACGCCTACGCCGCGTCCAAGGCCGCCGCCGAGCGCGTGCTCACCCACCGCCCGGACACCGTCGTCCTGCGACCGCACGCCGTGTACGGCCCCGGCGACCCGACGCTGCTGCCCCGCCTGCGCGAGGCCGTGCGCGGGCGGACGCTGCTGCTGCCCGGGGACGGATCGACCCGGCACACGCTCACCGCCGTCGACACGCTCGTCGAGGCCGTGCTGCGCGCCTGCTCGCCGGACGCGCCACCGGGGGTCTACAACGTCGGCGACGCGGAGCCGCTCACCCTCGACGCGCTGGTCCGGGAGCTGTTCGCCGAGCTGGGCGAACCGGTGACGGCCCGGTTCGTCCCGGTCGCGGCGGTCTGGCCGGTGGCCACCGCCGCCGAGCGGGCCGCGCGGGCGCTGCGCCGTCCCCGCCCGCCGCGGCTGACCCGCTACGCGGTCAGCCAGCTCGGACGCGAGCGCACGCTCGACCTCGGCGCCGCGCGCACCCGTCTCGGCCTGGTCCCGGCACCGACGTCGTTCGCCGGTGCCGGGACCTGGTAG
- a CDS encoding TetR/AcrR family transcriptional regulator — protein MATNDVSVPRTRAQRSSDSRARILDAAVACLIDGGYSGATTLTIQGSAGVSRGRLLHHFPSRDRLLVAAAQHLAVKRVADTEDRITRLLDGGPVPVGPWERADRVIELLWESFSEPHFWASVELWTAARANGEIAEALRPEERRLGAGIRASMARMFGDELAARPRFKQLRDLLLTSMRGTALTYTFDPRDPAGDSMLAQWKDLARVLLADDPG, from the coding sequence ATGGCGACGAACGACGTGTCGGTCCCCAGGACCCGGGCGCAGCGGTCCTCCGACAGCCGTGCCCGGATCCTGGACGCCGCCGTCGCGTGCCTGATCGACGGCGGGTACTCCGGCGCGACCACCCTGACCATCCAGGGGTCCGCCGGAGTCTCCCGCGGTCGGCTGCTCCACCACTTCCCGTCCCGGGACCGGCTCCTCGTGGCCGCGGCACAGCACCTCGCGGTCAAACGGGTGGCCGACACCGAGGACCGCATCACCCGTCTGCTCGACGGCGGTCCGGTTCCCGTGGGCCCCTGGGAACGCGCGGACCGCGTGATCGAGCTGCTCTGGGAGAGCTTCTCCGAACCGCACTTCTGGGCCTCGGTCGAGCTGTGGACGGCCGCCCGGGCCAACGGCGAGATCGCCGAGGCGCTGCGCCCCGAGGAACGCCGTCTCGGCGCGGGTATCCGGGCGTCGATGGCCCGCATGTTCGGCGACGAGCTCGCCGCGCGTCCGCGTTTCAAGCAACTACGCGACCTGCTGCTGACGTCCATGCGCGGTACGGCGCTGACCTACACCTTCGACCCGCGCGACCCCGCCGGCGACTCGATGCTGGCGCAGTGGAAGGACCTGGCCCGGGTCCTGCTCGCGGACGACCCCGGCTGA
- a CDS encoding MbtH family protein, with the protein MSTNPFDDENGTFHALVNDEGQHSLWPTFAEVPAGWTVVHGPADKASCLEYVEQNWTDLRPRSLVERTEAGSS; encoded by the coding sequence ATGTCCACGAACCCCTTCGACGACGAGAACGGCACGTTCCACGCGCTGGTGAACGACGAGGGCCAGCACTCGCTCTGGCCGACGTTCGCCGAGGTGCCGGCCGGCTGGACGGTCGTGCACGGCCCGGCGGACAAGGCGTCCTGCCTGGAGTACGTGGAGCAGAACTGGACGGACCTGCGGCCCCGCAGCCTGGTCGAGCGCACCGAGGCCGGCAGCAGCTGA
- a CDS encoding SAM-dependent methyltransferase — protein MTSPTTGHTPTGGNSVAGPWNITTSVGLTALAVSAARAVENTRDDALVHDRYATDFVHAANPSHPLPTTTAEVDSEAWVSMVDFMAVRSRALDDLLLDATRSGIDQVVVLAAGLDVRAQRLDWPAGTTVFEIDQDQVLDFKQQVLDADGATPSCTRRAVPCDLRDDWPAALADAGFDHAKPTVWLAEGLLPYLPAQAEADLFAAADKLSAPGSRMAVEALGLDVADRFLDSPEVAQMGASMGCDMRELWNTERRTDAPDELQGLGWTVSHRTLGELASSFDRTLGGSLRDIMAANRIIDARR, from the coding sequence ATGACATCCCCGACGACCGGGCACACCCCGACCGGCGGCAACTCCGTGGCCGGACCGTGGAACATCACGACCAGCGTCGGACTGACCGCCCTCGCGGTCTCGGCGGCCCGCGCGGTGGAGAACACCCGCGACGACGCGCTGGTGCACGACCGCTACGCGACCGACTTCGTGCACGCGGCGAACCCGAGCCACCCGCTGCCGACGACCACGGCGGAGGTGGACAGCGAGGCCTGGGTCTCGATGGTCGACTTCATGGCCGTCCGGTCGCGGGCCCTCGACGACCTGCTCCTCGACGCCACCCGGAGCGGGATCGACCAGGTCGTCGTCCTCGCCGCGGGGCTCGACGTCCGGGCCCAGCGGCTCGACTGGCCGGCCGGCACCACCGTCTTCGAGATCGACCAGGACCAGGTGCTCGACTTCAAGCAGCAGGTCCTCGACGCCGACGGCGCGACACCGTCCTGCACCCGCCGCGCGGTCCCGTGCGACCTGCGCGACGACTGGCCCGCCGCCCTGGCCGACGCCGGGTTCGACCACGCGAAGCCCACCGTGTGGCTGGCCGAGGGCCTGCTGCCCTACCTGCCCGCGCAGGCCGAGGCGGACCTGTTCGCCGCGGCCGACAAGCTCTCCGCCCCGGGCAGCCGGATGGCGGTCGAGGCACTCGGCCTCGACGTCGCCGACCGCTTCCTGGACAGCCCCGAGGTCGCACAGATGGGCGCGTCCATGGGCTGCGACATGCGCGAGCTGTGGAACACCGAGCGCCGGACCGACGCCCCCGACGAGCTGCAGGGCCTGGGCTGGACGGTGAGCCACCGGACCCTCGGCGAGCTGGCGTCGTCGTTCGACCGGACGCTGGGCGGGTCGTTGCGCGACATCATGGCCGCGAACCGGATCATCGACGCCCGGCGCTGA
- a CDS encoding 3-hydroxyacyl-CoA dehydrogenase — MDINGAVALVTGGASGLGLATTEKLVEAGGKVVIVDLPSSAGEAVADKLGDSVRFAPADVTDEAQISAALDVAAELGTLRVAVNCAGIGNGIKTVGKNGPFPLADFTKVINVNLIGTFNVIRLAAERISQSDPVEGERGVIVNTASVAAFEGQIGQAAYSASKGGIVGMTLPIARDLANIGIRVVTIAPGLFETPLLGGLPDDVKESLGKQVPHPSRLGQPSEYGQLAAHIVANPMLNGETIRLDGAIRMTPR; from the coding sequence ATGGACATCAACGGAGCCGTCGCGCTCGTCACCGGTGGCGCGTCCGGCCTGGGCCTGGCCACCACCGAGAAGCTCGTCGAGGCCGGCGGCAAGGTCGTCATCGTCGACCTGCCCTCCTCGGCCGGTGAGGCCGTCGCCGACAAGCTGGGCGACAGCGTCCGCTTCGCCCCGGCCGACGTCACCGACGAGGCGCAGATCTCCGCCGCGCTCGACGTCGCCGCCGAGCTGGGCACGCTGCGCGTCGCCGTGAACTGCGCCGGCATCGGCAACGGCATCAAGACCGTCGGCAAGAACGGCCCGTTCCCGCTGGCCGACTTCACCAAGGTCATCAACGTCAACCTGATCGGCACGTTCAACGTGATCCGTCTCGCCGCGGAGCGGATCTCGCAGTCCGACCCGGTCGAGGGCGAGCGCGGCGTCATCGTCAACACCGCCTCGGTGGCGGCGTTCGAGGGCCAGATCGGTCAGGCCGCGTACTCCGCGTCCAAGGGCGGGATCGTCGGCATGACGCTGCCCATCGCGCGTGACCTGGCGAACATCGGCATCCGCGTGGTGACGATCGCTCCGGGCCTGTTCGAGACCCCGCTGCTCGGCGGGCTCCCGGACGACGTCAAGGAGTCGCTCGGCAAGCAGGTGCCGCACCCCTCGCGCCTGGGGCAGCCGTCGGAGTACGGCCAGCTCGCGGCGCACATCGTCGCCAATCCCATGCTCAACGGCGAGACCATCCGTCTCGACGGCGCCATCCGCATGACCCCGCGGTAG
- a CDS encoding lysine N(6)-hydroxylase/L-ornithine N(5)-oxygenase family protein — protein sequence MVNVTARPGHEVLDVIGVGFGPSNLGLAIALEEHNATAAPEDRITARFVERQEKFGWHRGMLIEDATMQVSFLKDLVTIRNPNSSFSFLSYLKERDRLVDFINYGSNFPTRLEFHDYLEWAASRFTDRVDYGSEVEEIVPVRSEGGSVEQVEVVYRHGGGTVRRRARNVVLATGLTAALPRGITAGARIWHNKDLLHRAPHLVGTAPKRMAVIGAGQSAAETVEYLHRTFPDAEVYAVFARYGYSPADDSSFANRIFDPGAVDDFYTAPDGVKEMILGYHANTNYSVVDPELIDGLYRTHYHERVAGKERLKFCNVSRVADVVEVDDRVELAVESLIDGEREVITADVVVYATGYRAGDPLWLLGGGLPEACGRDVAGRLDVRRDYRVGTEALADGTPVTAGIYLQGPTEHTHGISSTLLSNVAVRSGEIAGSIVTGGDSGSGRPAGVPATDGVAAELPGVAHTGR from the coding sequence ATGGTGAACGTGACCGCCCGGCCCGGGCACGAGGTACTCGACGTGATCGGTGTCGGTTTCGGACCGTCGAACCTCGGGCTGGCCATCGCGCTGGAGGAGCACAACGCCACCGCCGCCCCCGAGGACAGGATCACCGCCCGGTTCGTCGAACGCCAGGAGAAGTTCGGCTGGCACCGGGGCATGTTGATCGAGGACGCGACGATGCAGGTCTCCTTCCTCAAGGACCTGGTCACGATCCGGAACCCGAACAGCTCGTTCTCGTTCCTGTCCTACCTCAAGGAGCGCGACCGCCTCGTCGACTTCATCAACTACGGGAGCAATTTCCCGACCCGGCTGGAGTTCCACGACTACCTCGAGTGGGCCGCGTCGCGGTTCACCGACCGGGTCGACTACGGCTCCGAGGTCGAGGAGATCGTGCCGGTGCGGTCCGAGGGCGGCTCGGTGGAACAGGTCGAGGTCGTCTACCGCCACGGGGGCGGGACGGTCCGCCGTCGCGCCCGCAACGTCGTGCTGGCCACCGGGCTGACCGCGGCGCTGCCGCGCGGGATCACCGCCGGCGCCCGGATCTGGCACAACAAGGACCTGCTGCACCGGGCCCCGCACCTCGTCGGGACGGCCCCGAAGCGGATGGCCGTCATCGGCGCCGGGCAGAGCGCCGCCGAGACCGTCGAGTACCTGCACCGGACGTTCCCCGACGCCGAGGTCTACGCGGTGTTCGCCCGCTACGGCTACAGCCCGGCCGACGACAGCTCGTTCGCGAACCGGATCTTCGACCCGGGCGCGGTCGACGACTTCTACACCGCGCCGGACGGGGTCAAGGAGATGATCCTGGGCTACCACGCGAACACGAACTACTCGGTCGTCGACCCGGAGCTGATCGACGGCCTCTACCGGACGCACTACCACGAGCGGGTGGCCGGCAAGGAGCGCCTGAAGTTCTGCAACGTGTCCCGGGTGGCCGACGTCGTCGAGGTCGACGACCGGGTCGAGCTGGCCGTGGAGTCGCTGATCGACGGCGAGCGTGAGGTGATCACCGCCGACGTCGTCGTCTACGCGACCGGCTACCGGGCGGGCGACCCGCTCTGGCTGCTCGGCGGTGGCCTGCCCGAGGCCTGCGGGCGCGACGTGGCCGGGCGCCTGGACGTCCGCCGCGACTACCGGGTGGGCACCGAGGCGCTCGCCGACGGCACCCCGGTCACCGCGGGCATCTACCTGCAGGGCCCCACCGAGCACACCCACGGCATCTCCTCGACGCTGCTGTCCAACGTGGCCGTGCGCTCGGGCGAGATCGCCGGGTCGATCGTCACCGGCGGCGACTCCGGGTCGGGCCGCCCGGCCGGTGTGCCCGCCACCGACGGCGTCGCCGCCGAGCTGCCGGGCGTCGCGCACACCGGCCGCTGA
- a CDS encoding class I adenylate-forming enzyme family protein — protein sequence MADRPDVVAALLDAAREHPAAPALTGPDGATLTHRELSTRIVAVASRLREAGFAPGKRMLFSVRPGPDSVVLALGVVAAGGCVVFLDPGVGPELFAARTGLARARWAAAESMLYTVGRRPLRPLARRRGVLLPDYAALPVRHVHTGRWLPGVPRGALALSDLQRPVGIPEPPGTPVRYAPEQDAVVVFTAGTTASPRAVVHTRGSLGSALDILAARCTLGPGSRVHTDQFLLGLPALTGSGHWSMPPYGLAPGSDPDEIARGLTDATHTFLVPADLSALLDRIADGVLPVPPRLRQVLVGAAPVLAPLLRRASSLLPGVEILAVYGMTEILPVAVATATQKLAFDGDGDLLGAPLPGVRVRVDDDGHLLVRGPNMARGHLGGPELTEHDTGDLARIEAGRIVLVGRAKDMIIRGATNIYPGLYEPGIADLPGVAEAYLVGVPDGIGDERVVLLLRPAQGAPADLADRVREVLPRIMDASALPDRVLTVTAVPRDGRTRKPDRTAMTRLAAHQLEAPVPAPRTPRAGSRFRARR from the coding sequence ATGGCTGACCGGCCCGACGTCGTCGCCGCCCTGCTCGACGCGGCACGGGAGCACCCGGCGGCACCGGCGCTGACCGGCCCGGACGGTGCGACCCTGACCCACCGCGAGCTGTCGACGCGCATCGTCGCCGTGGCGTCGCGTCTGCGGGAGGCCGGGTTCGCGCCGGGCAAGCGGATGCTGTTCTCGGTGCGCCCCGGACCGGACTCGGTCGTGCTCGCCCTCGGCGTGGTCGCCGCCGGTGGCTGCGTCGTGTTCCTCGACCCGGGCGTGGGACCGGAGCTGTTCGCCGCCCGGACCGGGCTCGCCCGCGCCCGGTGGGCCGCGGCCGAGTCGATGCTCTACACCGTGGGACGACGCCCGTTGCGCCCGCTGGCCCGGCGCCGCGGCGTGCTGCTGCCGGACTACGCCGCGCTGCCCGTCCGGCACGTCCACACCGGACGGTGGCTGCCGGGCGTCCCGCGCGGGGCGCTCGCCCTGTCCGACCTGCAGCGCCCGGTCGGGATCCCGGAGCCGCCCGGCACGCCCGTGCGGTACGCGCCGGAGCAGGACGCCGTCGTCGTCTTCACCGCCGGGACGACCGCGTCGCCGCGGGCGGTCGTGCACACCCGCGGCTCGCTCGGCTCCGCCCTCGACATCCTGGCCGCGCGCTGCACGCTCGGGCCGGGCAGCCGCGTGCACACCGACCAGTTCCTGCTCGGACTGCCCGCCCTGACCGGCAGCGGGCACTGGAGCATGCCGCCCTACGGCCTCGCGCCCGGCAGCGACCCGGACGAGATCGCCCGCGGTCTCACCGACGCGACGCACACGTTCCTCGTTCCGGCCGACCTCTCCGCGCTGCTCGACCGGATCGCCGACGGCGTGCTGCCGGTGCCGCCGCGGCTGCGCCAGGTGCTCGTCGGCGCCGCCCCCGTGCTGGCCCCGCTGCTGCGCCGGGCGTCGTCGCTGCTGCCCGGCGTCGAGATCCTCGCCGTCTACGGGATGACCGAGATCCTCCCGGTCGCGGTCGCCACGGCGACCCAGAAGCTCGCGTTCGACGGCGACGGGGACCTGCTCGGCGCCCCGTTGCCGGGGGTGCGGGTGCGGGTCGACGACGACGGGCACCTGCTCGTCCGCGGCCCGAACATGGCACGCGGCCACCTCGGCGGGCCGGAGCTGACCGAGCACGACACCGGCGACCTCGCCCGCATCGAGGCCGGACGGATCGTGCTCGTCGGACGGGCCAAGGACATGATCATCCGCGGGGCGACGAACATCTACCCCGGCCTGTACGAGCCGGGGATCGCCGACCTGCCCGGCGTCGCCGAGGCCTACCTCGTCGGTGTGCCCGACGGCATCGGCGACGAGCGTGTGGTGCTGCTGCTGCGGCCCGCGCAGGGCGCGCCGGCCGACCTGGCCGACCGGGTGCGCGAGGTCCTGCCCCGGATCATGGACGCGTCCGCGCTGCCGGACCGGGTGCTCACCGTGACGGCGGTGCCGCGCGACGGCCGCACCCGCAAGCCGGACCGGACGGCGATGACCCGCCTGGCCGCGCACCAGCTGGAGGCACCGGTCCCGGCGCCGCGCACACCCCGGGCCGGGTCGAGGTTCCGGGCGCGACGGTGA
- a CDS encoding thiolase family protein has protein sequence MRDAVIVEAVRSPVGKRKGGLAGTHPVDLSAHVLRSLVERSGIDPAEIEDVIWGCVSQVGEQTMDIARNAALAAGFPETVTGVSVDRQCGSSQQSVHFAAAGLIAGQYDVAVAGGVESMTRVPMFSGTMGMDPYGESYMERYNASPNQGVGAEMIAEKWGHSRTQLDEFALESHAKAAAAQDDGRFDGQIAPLAGVTADEGVRRGGTLEGLAQLKTVFKDADQGGVIHAGNSSQISDGSGALLMMTSEKAKALGLTPIARIHTAVLAGADPVIMLTAPIPATEKALKKSGLSLGDIGAFEVNEAFAPVPLAWLSDIGADASALNPNGGAIALGHPLGGSGARIMTTLVHHMRDNGIRYGLQTMCEGGGQANATILELL, from the coding sequence ATGCGAGACGCAGTCATCGTGGAAGCGGTGCGGAGCCCGGTGGGCAAGCGCAAGGGCGGTCTCGCCGGGACGCACCCGGTGGACCTCTCCGCGCACGTGCTGAGGTCCCTGGTCGAGCGCTCGGGCATCGACCCGGCCGAGATCGAGGACGTCATCTGGGGCTGCGTGTCGCAGGTCGGCGAGCAGACCATGGACATCGCCCGCAACGCCGCGCTCGCCGCCGGGTTCCCGGAGACGGTGACCGGCGTGAGCGTGGACCGCCAGTGCGGGTCGAGCCAGCAGAGCGTGCACTTCGCCGCGGCCGGCCTGATCGCCGGGCAGTACGACGTCGCCGTCGCCGGTGGTGTCGAGTCGATGACCCGGGTGCCGATGTTCTCCGGGACCATGGGGATGGACCCGTACGGCGAGTCGTACATGGAGCGCTACAACGCGTCCCCGAACCAGGGCGTCGGCGCGGAGATGATCGCCGAGAAGTGGGGCCACTCGCGCACCCAGCTCGACGAGTTCGCGCTGGAGTCGCACGCCAAGGCCGCCGCCGCGCAGGACGACGGCCGTTTCGACGGCCAGATCGCCCCGCTGGCCGGCGTCACCGCCGACGAGGGCGTCCGCCGCGGCGGGACCCTCGAGGGTCTGGCGCAGCTCAAGACCGTGTTCAAGGACGCCGACCAGGGTGGCGTCATCCACGCCGGCAACTCCTCGCAGATCTCCGACGGCTCCGGCGCACTGCTGATGATGACGAGCGAGAAGGCTAAGGCGCTGGGCCTGACCCCGATCGCGCGCATCCACACCGCGGTGCTCGCCGGCGCCGACCCGGTCATCATGCTGACCGCGCCGATCCCGGCGACGGAGAAGGCCCTGAAGAAGTCGGGCCTCTCGCTCGGCGACATCGGCGCGTTCGAGGTCAACGAGGCGTTCGCGCCGGTCCCGCTCGCGTGGCTGTCCGACATCGGCGCCGACGCCTCGGCCCTGAACCCGAACGGCGGCGCGATCGCGCTGGGCCACCCCCTCGGCGGCTCCGGCGCGCGGATCATGACCACGCTCGTGCACCACATGCGCGACAACGGAATCCGCTACGGCCTGCAGACCATGTGCGAGGGCGGCGGCCAGGCCAACGCCACCATCCTCGAGCTCCTGTAA
- a CDS encoding acyl-CoA dehydrogenase family protein — MKRTLYESDHTDFREAYRAFVEKEIAPNLEQWERDSIVPRELFTTAGSSGFLGMEIPEEFGGGGIKDFRFNAVIVEELMRANASAAGLGLTLHTDIVLPYFLAYSNDEQKKRWLPGIASGELITAIAMTEPGIGSDLASMSTTAIRDGDHYVVNGAKTFITNGINADLMITAVKTDPSQKHKGMSLLVLERGMEGFERGRNLDKLGQHAQDTAELSFTDVKVPVANLLGGEEGQGFTQLVTNLPQERLSIAVAGVAAARTALDQTLAYVKERKAFGSPIGSFQNSKFVLAEMDTEIDIAEHYVDDCVRALNAGELTAVDASKAKYWCTELQGRVVDRCLQLHGGYGYMNEYPIAKAYADARITRIYGGTTEIMKEVIGRGLGL; from the coding sequence ATGAAGCGCACGCTCTACGAGTCCGACCACACCGACTTCCGCGAGGCGTACCGCGCCTTCGTCGAGAAGGAGATCGCTCCGAACCTGGAGCAGTGGGAACGCGACAGCATCGTTCCGCGCGAGCTGTTCACCACGGCGGGCAGCTCCGGCTTCCTGGGGATGGAGATCCCCGAGGAGTTCGGCGGCGGCGGCATCAAGGACTTCCGGTTCAACGCCGTCATCGTCGAGGAGCTGATGCGCGCCAACGCGTCCGCGGCCGGGCTGGGCCTGACCCTGCACACCGACATCGTGCTGCCGTACTTCCTCGCCTACAGCAACGACGAGCAGAAGAAGCGCTGGCTGCCCGGCATCGCCTCCGGGGAGCTGATCACCGCGATCGCGATGACCGAGCCCGGCATCGGCTCGGACCTGGCATCGATGTCGACCACGGCGATCCGCGACGGCGACCACTACGTCGTCAACGGCGCGAAGACGTTCATCACGAACGGGATCAACGCCGACCTGATGATCACCGCGGTGAAGACCGACCCGTCGCAGAAGCACAAGGGCATGAGCCTGCTCGTGCTCGAGCGCGGGATGGAGGGCTTCGAGCGCGGCCGCAACCTGGACAAGCTCGGCCAGCACGCCCAGGACACCGCGGAGCTCTCGTTCACCGACGTCAAGGTGCCGGTGGCGAACCTGCTCGGCGGCGAGGAGGGCCAGGGCTTCACGCAGCTGGTCACGAACCTGCCCCAGGAGCGCCTGTCGATCGCGGTCGCGGGTGTCGCGGCGGCCCGCACGGCGCTGGACCAGACGCTGGCCTACGTCAAGGAGCGCAAGGCGTTCGGCTCGCCGATCGGCTCGTTCCAGAACTCCAAGTTCGTCCTCGCCGAGATGGACACCGAGATCGACATCGCCGAGCACTACGTCGACGACTGCGTGCGCGCACTCAACGCCGGCGAGCTGACGGCGGTCGACGCGTCGAAGGCGAAGTACTGGTGCACCGAGCTGCAGGGCCGGGTCGTCGACCGCTGCCTGCAGCTGCACGGCGGGTACGGCTACATGAACGAGTACCCGATCGCGAAGGCCTACGCCGACGCGCGCATCACCCGGATCTACGGTGGCACCACCGAGATCATGAAGGAGGTGATCGGTCGCGGCCTCGGGCTGTAG